In one Diprion similis isolate iyDipSimi1 chromosome 6, iyDipSimi1.1, whole genome shotgun sequence genomic region, the following are encoded:
- the LOC124407252 gene encoding juvenile hormone epoxide hydrolase 1-like — MWKFTLLLLLLIYGAAKYWSNSENLEVPVLPSDQYWGSRETHKDDQSIRPFKIDVKKEVIDDLNTRLSRTRSLRKPLEGAGWTYGVDSEYLQSVLEYWRTKYDWTQRQTLLNKYPQFKTSIQGLDIHFYHVKPTIPKSLSVRVLPLLLVHGWPGSIVEFQKIIPLLTVPRADRDFVFELIIPSLPGYGFSDAAIRPGLGSTQITVVLKNLMSRLGFEKFYAQGGDAGSIITANMGVLYPESVMGIHSNMCQNNAPSSYLWTILGAYIPSLVVSSEHWSKMYPLSYHWSRLVEEFGYVHIQATKPDTVGTALTDSPAGLAAYILEKFSTWTNPEYRFSKDGRLLEKFTIEELLDNVMIYWVTNSITTTVRLYAETFSIAHLSLQTETFPINTPTACALFPHEITYQSESLLRSRYRNLLQINHMPRGGHFAALEEPQLLADDFWSFVTLVEAKRTLDKTAKSTEL, encoded by the exons ATGTGGAAATTcacgttattgttattgctgTTGATCTATGGAGCTGCAAAGTACTGGAG CAATTCAGAAAATCTTGAAGTACCAGTACTACCTAGTGACCAGTACTGGGGATCAAGAGAAACTCATAAGGATGACCAAAGTATTCGGCCATTCAAAATCGACGTTAAAAAAGAG GTTATCGATGACCTTAATACGCGCCTCAGCAGGACCCGATCTTTGAGAAAGCCACTGGAAGGTGCTGGATGGACTTACGGTGTGGACAGCGAATACCTACAAAGCGTACTGGAATACTGGAGGACTAAGTACGACTGGACCCAGCGTCAAACCCTTCTTAACAAGTATCCGCAGTTTAAGACCAGCATTCAAG GTTTGGACATCCACTTTTACCATGTGAAACCCACGATCCCTAAGAGCCTTTCTGTCAGAGTTCTCCCTCTGCTACTAGTTCACGGCTGGCCCGGATCCATCGTTGAATTCCAGAAGATCATCCCTCTGCTCACGGTACCACGTGCTGATCGGGATTTCGTCTTCGAGTTGATCATACCATCGCTACCAGGTTACGGGTTTTCTGATGCAGCAATTCGCCCTGGTTTAGGCTCCACTCAG ATAACGGTAGTGTTGAAGAATTTAATGAGCAGGCtagggtttgaaaaattttatgctcAAGGCGGGGACGCGGGAAGCATCATCACCGCAAACATGGGAGTTCTTTACCCCGAGAG TGTTATGGGAATACACTCGAACATGTGCCAAAATAATGCACCCTCTTCTTACCTCTGGACCATTCTCGGTGCCTACATTCCATCTCTAGTCGTCAGCAGTGAGCACTGGTCCAAGATGTACCCTCTAAGCTACCATTGGTCACGTCTTGTCGAAGAATTTGGTTACGTACACATACAGGCCACAAAGCCAGACACAGTCG GCACCGCACTCACCGACTCTCCGGCTGGTTTGGCTGCCTACATCTTGGAAAAGTTCAGCACATGGACGAATCCAGAGTACAGATTCAGCAAAGATGGTCGACTGCTCGAAAAGTTTACCATCGAGGAACTCTTGGACAACGTTATGATCTACTGGGTGACAAACTCGATCACAACAACAGTGCGATTGTACGCCGAAACTTTTAGTATTGCTCATCTGAGCCTTCAGACGGAAAC GTTTCCTATCAACACACCGACAGCATGTGCCTTATTTCCGCACGAAATCACCTACCAGTCGGAGTCCCTGTTACGTTCCAGGTACCGCAATTTGCTTCAGATAAATCACATGCCTCGAGGTGGTCACTTCGCCGCTTTAGAGGAACCCCAACTTCTCGCCGATGATTTTTGGTCCTTCGTTACCCTGGTAGAAGCAAAAAGAACGCTCGACAAAACTGCCAAGTCAACCGAATTATAA